TTGGCTTGTGACTGCAttgcttctgtcttttttttttttttttttttttttttaactttctccattataggatttttttattgtagatgtgcagatttaaaaacacaaaataaatctgatatatGGATTTACATGCACAAAGATATTGGAGAATTGGGGTGAAATCTAGGTGTGTAAATCCGATTTCTGATAATCCGATAATGGCAATAATCTGATATAGGACATTGGGTTTTGCTGTTTACATGATCACTTGAATTATCTGATAACTTCTGAAATCaggtaatgatcagatttttggtaTTCATGTAAACGCCCTTAACATTTATTGTTATAAACTCACAACATTCTGCTTGGTTGTATCCTCCAGCGTCTGGATCACATAGAGCTTGTTTCTCTTTCGTGAACTCTCAACTTCCTCTGAACGGATATTTCCATATTTCTGTGAGGAAAACATATTAATTTagtcaaacacacaaacagatatCACTAACTAAAGCTGACACAGGAGAATCTTGTGATACCTCGTAAGCTTCTCGAATCAGTTCGCTGATATCTACGCTGATGTGAGATGCTTTGTCGTTATTGCCCAGCGAAGCTTGCTGCACTGTTGGAGGCAAAGGGCTGTCCTTGTTTGTCACACTGTCGAAGAATCTGAAAAAACATCATCAGTAAAAGAGAGGCAGAGATTTACAGAGCTGTAATGTTTAAATTATGTCAATCCCACTTTGTCAGAATTCATACAGACTTGTTGAGGATGGTGACCGCTTCTGCATCATCGTGGCAGCTGATCAGAGCCTCCATGTTGTAGTCCAGCACAGCAAGGCCGAGCTGCAGGATGGCTTTTATGCCATCGTAGAAAAAACAATCCACCACATTCACGGCACTCTCGATGGGCAGGACGCTGATGAAGAGAGTGAGAAACCAGGACAAGGACACAGACGAGAAGAAACTAAGGTCTGTCATGTGCTCAACCAGCTGGGGAAGGTTTTCTCTGATCAGGTCCTCAAACACAGCCTGGTCAACCAAAGCACCTGAGAGAAAATTGTTAATATTAGAACGCCATTAAAATTCGATGTTGTAAAAATTACCAGTAGAAATGCTGATAGAATTCAACACTTCCAGTCTCACCAATAATTCGCCGGTTAAAGTAATCTGGTAGCATCCTCTCACAGACAGCTACCAACAGCCAGAAAGCCTCCTCTTCTTTTGCGTACAACAGGAGAACTGAAGTGAGAATGTTCATGGCctaaaagggagaaaagggaACAACCGTTTAAAGCTTTTAGAGAAAGTTTTTAAGAGTACAAtgttctctttaaaaaaaaaaaaaaaatgcaatagaCGAATACACATCGCTATATTCTATTAGATGCAATTAATACTGGCAGAGTTCAATACATTTGGCAGCAAATaagattatttaataataaaagaagaataaatttaaaataaatgaatattctcaattttttttttgcatcagcaATTAAATTCATGCAGGTTTTCGTAACATAGTTTATACTACTACATATGCACAGCTTTTTGGCATAACTGGCATCTCAAAAGGTTGGCATAAATTTAGAGTATTTTCACTTAGCTGAGAAAATGTAACTGAGTCTTAAAGAATTTACATAACATTACCCAAAACACAAAAGATTAGTTTTGATCAAtccttatttctttatatattgccAATCGTACAGGTCATCGGTGAAGCAATGTAGTGAGATGTGCAAgcataaatgtaaatacagcATATAAGActttcagccatttttaacaAACTTGAAAATATTTGGTACAAGCaactttattcttcaacacaaaCTGAACACTCTAAGATAAGATTTCTTGCAATTCCTTCAAGGATGCTTCAAgaacagttctccaggcttcCTGAAGGATACTCCAAAGCTCTTTTTTGGATGTTTTAGCATTTTGTTCAATTTTCTGTCAAGATCATCCTACACTGCTTCATCCTACactcccacactgcttcaataatgtcaGGGTCCAGGCTCAGGGGAGGTTTCATTCCTCCATAAGAGCTGTGACTACTgaatttcagtccagttcttgtgttatCTGGGATACCTCAACcttttctccttgtttcctttacttaagaatgacttcttgacagccatcCTTCATGAAgcccatttctgatgaggctttggtGAAATGAAAATGCATCACATAAGCAGTCAGATACATTTCTCTGGTTCTGTGTTGGCtctttgctgtttatatttCCCTCTTCCTTAAGGGCATCACTTTCAGATACTGCTTACCTGTTGtagataattattttataaGCCTGCCATTTCTTCTTTTGTCGCCCTTAGACACACCATGCTGCACACCATGCTAATACAAGACAAGCTTATGACTAAAAGCTCACCTTGCTGATGCAAATATCGaatactttttatgtttgtaaaactgCATTATCTTTGtggacataaataaaaagatgggCACAAATGACGTAAACTGCAAGCTGCTAGTAAAGTACAAAAAGATGccctttaaataaaagttatttcaCAAGCTGGCCAATATGAGTCTTGcacatgatcattttaaaagaaaaagaaagaaagtagaCCTGTagaagcaaaataataaaagagataataacaaaagaaataatcacaaaaaaattgcacataatcacaaataaaaaatttataatttcaagaaaaaaaaaagctttcttgTACTGTGTGCATTTTTCTGTGATAAAATTCTGGCTACATCTTAaccacatataaaaaaaacatctgagtgTTTGTTATCTATGGCAACCAGTGCTTTCCACCCCAGAAGAAATCCAAGTACCTGGCAATATCCAATTTTTGGGTTCCTGTAGGCGTAGGCAGTCAGGACTCTACGTAGAGCAGAGATTCCTGTGTCACTCTGAAAGGCTGGGTGCTCAGGCAGAGAGCGGTGCAGATCTCTTTCAATCTCATCTGTAGCTAGAGTGCTCGTGCCCAGAGACTGTTCAACCAGCTCAGTGTAATAGCCGGGATGAGTGGCCATGTCGTTTACAGCTCCtacagagttacacacacacacacaccgtgaGTCCAAACAGAATGCTGTCATGATCACTCAACCACTTAAAATGAGTAGATGAACCTTTGAAAGCCTCATTATGCGATCACCGACACTGTATGTCACTGAGTTCTGCGTGACCTGACCAAAGGACTTTTCATGTATAAAGAATACCTGAAAGTAGCATCCACAACTCTCCTCTCAAGGCCTCGGGAACTCCACGAACAATCAAGTCTCGAGTCTTCCTGGTGAAAAACATACTCGTCCCACGTCCATATTCTGAGAAATGGATGTTCCAAGACTGCTCCTTCATCTTTTCTTTAAGCTATTGCACACATAGACAGGAACCACCACTTAAAAGCTGGTTCTAAATAGATGTTTGCTCcattttcatttacataaaTCTCTAGTTCTGGTACTACTATTGCATCACGGTAATCCATTCAGATTGGGGTGAAtttgtacaaaatgataaagaaaaataaaatgaatctttaaattgAGCAGAGCTGTGGTGCTTACCATTTTGGGATCAAGGTTTTCAACATCCTGAGGGTGGAATACAGTCATGAGAGCCTCAGTGCTTACAGCCTTGCTGCTGTCTTTCTGTCCCACCATGAGAGTCACGTCCTCTGGATTGTCCTCGAAATGATTTATGAGTGACTGACATTCGCCTCGTATGGCCTTATAGTGTCAAAGATACAAATCATTTTCACCATAAGGAGCCACAAGAAACTGTGAGATGAAAATGgcacaaataaaatatctaaGGAAGTTACCTCAGATGATGCAGAGTGCTGGGGGCTGGCACTAATCCCACACCTGCTACGGATTGCATTTGCAAGCCGTTGATAGTCCCGCACCTCAGAGAAACGCAATGCTCTCTTGCCACGCACGCACACCGTTAAACCCCTGCTGCTGGACTCTGGTTTCTCCACATTAACAACCTGGAAGGCAGAAATGTAGCCAGAGCAGATGGTCACTGCGTGAATTTTACAGCTTTTCATCAGTTAGCCAGGTGCTATgctaaacagtttttttttaatcgatGCAGTGATGCTGCTTTACCTCTCGCATTGGAATAATGACATGGCACTGACTTCCATCCTGACTAGCAAAACACAGGTAGTTCTCAGAGAGACAGATCTTGCCCAGTGTGTTATAGTGGCTGAAGGGCACCCACAAGAAGCTCTCATGCACCTCTAACAAGTTTTCCTCTTTGGGAAGCCTGAAAAATGTGCGGAACTGTTCGCTCTTTGCATGGGCTTCGAGGCCTCTGTAGGGaaagcaaaggaaaataaatttaaatatgtcAATGTTACTACTTTTCAGATCATTAGCCTCAATTATAGACCTGAAAATGATATCCTGAGTAACAAGGCATAACTTTAGCAGATTAAGTCAgatttttgctttctttaaGGTGGCAGCAAGCACGAACATGATTAAGTAAAAATATGCAGTGTAGTAGGCAGACAGTACCTCTTGGTAATTTGCAAGGGGTCCGAGAGTGCTGGCTCTCTTTGGAATGCCTCTTTATCAAAAAGACGCTTGATGGTATAGTCAGCCAGCTGTTCCATGATAACAAAAGTTTCATTGAGGTGCAGCAGCATGGAGAAGTAATGATCCTCTCCATGAGCCAAAACATGGATGCTCTCAGTCAGAAGAACATTAGAGGTTTTCTCCAGTCTCCAGATCTCATCCCAGGAGATAATCAGTTTTACTGCAGAGAGAGCAAAACAAGTAAGGATAAAAACTGtgattagaaattattttaagagCTAAAAAAATGCTCATGACATCCTTATGAAATGTCTTTTTGTAACCTTAAAATTCAGTTCTACCTATTATTCATAACACTGTTTCAGGAATCCAGGGTTAGGTCAGATATAATGGCTTTCTCACAATTTTGAAAGCAGTCATTACTAAGAGCCATTTCCCACTgacaaaaacaacttcaaaagATATTTCTTATCAGCCCAATACAAGCCCTTGATCATGGGTATTATGCACTACCACACTCTTTGTCACAACCAAACAGTATTTAAAGACAAGTGGCATGTAAATATGGCACAGAAATTGCTTACCTTCAGCTCCCAGGAGGTATGAATAGAAGCATAGGAAGTTTGTGCTGAGGTAGAGCCAGCCCTGGCATGGTACTTTGCCTTTCCAGTAGCTGCATGAGTAATATGTGACCAGCTTTTCCTCTGGGGGCAGCTCAAACCATTTCTCAAACCTCAAAAGTGCTTCTCTGAATTTCTCAGGATCATCCTCCAGCACCAAAGAGGTTTTCCCTTCCTCAGCAATAAGGCCCTAAAACATGACGCATACGTGGTTACTGGAAATGACAAAACCACCCTCactattttagttttattattgaacTACAATGGCACAATTATATACTTATTATTATCAGATTACAGCCTTACTAAGAGTTTATAATGTTAGCTTAGTAACTTCTTACTCTAATCTTTCCCTGTACAAAGCTGGTGATGTCTTCGCTGGAGTCGAAAACAGAAAGCGTTCTCATGATGTTCTGCTGCAGCCAGTCCCAGTGCTGAACAATCTCCTCTTTGGTGACACCTGACCAACAACAGTGAAAAGAAATGCTAAAAATTCAAACATGCATGCTGTTTTGTGGATAAATTagctttgtttaaaaataaaaaataaaaatacagcactTCTTTATAAAAGTAATATCTTTGATGGACTTTTGTGCATAGAGATGGGAGTATCAAGTAGAAATGCAGCCACATACCGCATGCTATCGTCCAGTACACTTGTGAGTCTGGTGTGTGGTGAAGGATGCGGTAGGGAGCAACTTTGGATGTTGAGTCCAACACAGTGTCCAAAGTTCCCACCAGTAGGCCTGTAATATACAgtacatagatttttttttcttcttttataatCAGTACTGTTACCTGTTACGTATAATCTACAGCCACTTGCGGCCCCTGAAAAGCATAATATAGatatcatatttatttacaacaacCATGAGACCCTTTAATAGAAACATAATATTCAACATACTAAATTATCCATACTTATCTGTGAAACTGGAGttcataattaataattaattagtctctttttcttcttcttttttttttaaatgattgaatTATACACTAGGTGTTTAAACTCCTGACTGTGGATATGAATGATTCCCGGGGTCCATGTCAGACCTAAAATTAGCAAAATCTGTTACCTTTACACTGTCTCCCTGAAGAGCCCTCCATGAATTATTAACAAGCTCGTGCTGAAATCATGATCTAATGCAGTGCATCAGTATTACGGTGTCCTGCCTACTGAACACACGAGGTCTCCATATGGTCTAAAAGTGAGCGGCCAAGCATTCATCATTAAACATGGTTGAAGTAATATATGTTGTCATCAGTGCAGAACAACATTACACAGCCAAGGGTTGACATtaatgcagatgatacacatcagagattttaaaaaattgctGCTTACACCTTGTAGTAATAACAGCAGCTTTAATGTGCTTGtttttggtacattttttttagcaactttaaaaatcacagattaatctatACTAAAAATGATAAGTATCTGCAGCCCTAAGCTAATAATGATTTGTCCTTACTGTTACAGACACGTCCCGTTGAGCAAAGCTGTGATATGACCTTATTTACTATGTGACAAGTCATGTAAACGTCAGTTTCTCCACAGTTGCTGATGCATGTTTTATTCCTGGAGGAAACCCTGAAATGCTTTGAGGTTGCAAATTCAACGGTTCCAGACCAGGTTGGGAGAGAAAGTAATTCACAGTGGACTGAAAGTGTCTAAAATagctaaatgtaaaaaaattgcaGTAGGCATCCTTTACAAATCTGACTATATTTTGAGTTTGCTTGAGTAAGCCGGGCGTAGAAACAGTTAAAAGTTTtacatattgtaaataaatccagGTACAATACAATCAACACATCAAGAAATTAAATTAGCACCCCTCTTGTCAACTATATACTATAACTACCAAAACAAATAAGTAGATGCATTAACACGTACACTAAGAAACAGCTTCACAACTGACTACCTGAAAACCAGCTGTTTAATGATTAAAGTGACTCATTATTTGGACACTTGGCTCCAACCTGTTGCAAAGCTGGAGAGCCTACAAGCACCGCCCTGAAAATGGCAAACAGCGCATTAGCAAAGCTACATTACCAAAGAGTTAACGCGACAATAACTTGTGTTTAATGTGGTTTGTGATGCGGCAGCAGCTGTCTTGAAGGTATCAAAGAAGCGAAAACCAAACAGCTAGCGTTACCTGTCAGACCGCCACCACCTTCTCCGTACCCTCGTCTCCTCTGCAGAACGAAATACTCATTATCCTTCTCGGTGACCCACAACTTAAACGCGTTTTTCAGCAGAATCTCTTCAGGTTTGAGCCACATGTTTCAAATGTCAAAAGGCCTTTTATTAAATCCACCTGACATGTCACGGTCATCTGTAACGCTCCCCGACTGCAAAACCGAAGACATTTGTTTGTGTCCGAATCCCTCCCTTCCCACGTCGACAAGAAACGTTGCCAAGGGCGCAATGCATTATGGGATTGTAGTTTCAGAGGACAAAAGGGGCTCCAAATTATAAACTAATCTcctggaaggaaggaaggaaggaaggaaggaaggaagaaagaaagaaagaaagaaagaaagaaagaaagaaagaaagaaagaaagaaagaaagaaagaaagaaagaaagaaagaaagaaagaaagaaagaaagaaagaaagaaagaaagaacatccACTGCATGTTCACACTTTCATTTTCCCAGTTTTCAGCCttttcctaaaataaaaatattttctaaaaagaaagtGGAAGAATCATTTGTACTCATTCTGTGATGCATTTCTAAGAGTGAACAGAATTATGCTGAAACATTAGTGTTCAACATGCAATACGGTGCGTGAGCTAAAAAGTCTTGGGTCATGGGTTCATTTTAGAGTTTATGAGATGGAAACCTGCCAAATTATGATTTCATCAGTGAAGGAAATGACTGTACTGTGGTTGTGATAGCTGACCACTGATCAACATGCTCAACATGGCAGGTTAGCAacttaaaaaacttaaaaaatatatatattttacgctagttttttttttttcaatttgttaCTGAACTTTCTCGTAGAGCTCAAGACTGAATAGAAATTGTCAAGGTTAAACATCAGTGTAATCCATATCAGCTCTGCAGATCAGTTTATATTAGGCATCATGTGGACTTAGACTGGATACAGTATTTAAAGAAGTGACATTATAATGTACAGTTTTGACATATATAACCAGATGGTATTTGAAATTAAAGTAAACtcattgtgaaaataaaaataaattttggaACACCATGCAGCCTGCAGATCACTTCCAGAATCTGGAGGTAGCCTCTGATAAACCAGTGAGGAAGATGTcgccccacaccatcacactgcttCCCCCAGCAGAATCAGATGTCGTGTTAGCAGAGAAGATTGGGCCCACATCTCTgttgcacatttatttatttattttaaacaaatgtagcagtatttaaaatgactaattaaAGACAATTTTCCGAAAGTATAAGATTTATTGCAAATAACACGAGCAATCTACAAAACATCAACATCCTTACGTTGATGTAAACGTGCGCTGCCCACCCGTCGCCCTGATGACGTCAGATTAACCGGGTCCTGCGCAGTTCAGCGCggattttaaaaataagaatcTCCCGTAAACCTTATCCACCTACCTTTGGAGTCAAAGTTAAGTATTTGGGACCGCAACGTTAGATAAATTAGTATATTTATGcgtatttaattaattactttataTATGTGTATAGTTTAGTGTTTGAGGAAAACAGTGACGCCATCAGACAGCACCGCGTTGTTTGTAACGTTAGCAAGCGCTAACTGAAACATCTCTTGTCTAGTAgcgtcttttaaaaaaaacaagctaattAAGTATTTAATGATTGTACAAAGATTAACTGACATATATACTGCAGCAATtaggttttattaattttagcCGTTTGTGAATAATTACTGTGAGTGATCAGAGCGCAATGATAGCTAACAAGCTAACGAGATAGTTTGATGACACCAACACAAGCTAATAGTCTCTCATTGAATTAGCTGTCAATAATGGAGGATAACTCGTCTTGTTCTTCGCTGGCAAGTGGTCGTTCTCAAGTGTCCTTCCTAATGAGAACATTGGAGCGACTGTCATCCACACAATGCCTGAAACTCAGAACTGACGAGACGGTTCCCGTCGCTGTCATCGCGATTCAGAGATACTTGTCCGAGCAGGCTGAGGGGCAGCAGCTTCAGGTCGACAGTTATAGCTACGACGTGACGATCACAGACGGAGTCTG
The sequence above is a segment of the Melanotaenia boesemani isolate fMelBoe1 chromosome 15, fMelBoe1.pri, whole genome shotgun sequence genome. Coding sequences within it:
- the tbc1d8b gene encoding TBC1 domain family member 8B isoform X1 yields the protein MWLKPEEILLKNAFKLWVTEKDNEYFVLQRRRGYGEGGGGLTGLLVGTLDTVLDSTSKVAPYRILHHTPDSQVYWTIACGVTKEEIVQHWDWLQQNIMRTLSVFDSSEDITSFVQGKIRGLIAEEGKTSLVLEDDPEKFREALLRFEKWFELPPEEKLVTYYSCSYWKGKVPCQGWLYLSTNFLCFYSYLLGAEVKLIISWDEIWRLEKTSNVLLTESIHVLAHGEDHYFSMLLHLNETFVIMEQLADYTIKRLFDKEAFQREPALSDPLQITKRGLEAHAKSEQFRTFFRLPKEENLLEVHESFLWVPFSHYNTLGKICLSENYLCFASQDGSQCHVIIPMREVVNVEKPESSSRGLTVCVRGKRALRFSEVRDYQRLANAIRSRCGISASPQHSASSEAIRGECQSLINHFEDNPEDVTLMVGQKDSSKAVSTEALMTVFHPQDVENLDPKMLKEKMKEQSWNIHFSEYGRGTSMFFTRKTRDLIVRGVPEALRGELWMLLSGAVNDMATHPGYYTELVEQSLGTSTLATDEIERDLHRSLPEHPAFQSDTGISALRRVLTAYAYRNPKIGYCQAMNILTSVLLLYAKEEEAFWLLVAVCERMLPDYFNRRIIGALVDQAVFEDLIRENLPQLVEHMTDLSFFSSVSLSWFLTLFISVLPIESAVNVVDCFFYDGIKAILQLGLAVLDYNMEALISCHDDAEAVTILNKFFDSVTNKDSPLPPTVQQASLGNNDKASHISVDISELIREAYEKYGNIRSEEVESSRKRNKLYVIQTLEDTTKQNVIRVVSQEVRFNISQLDELYNLFKRQHFLSCYWTMKSPALLHHDPSLAYLEQYQLGFQQFSLLFSLLEPLAFCTSKSTLSLWVFRLIDANQDGLINFKEFCCGLDTLYSGSFTNKLKFLFKLHLPPAFTGSLLHLKEHRIQNFIPVTEDSSHLSKLSAFELPEDGVIRKSPERGRGKVDLQAYLKQWQNEILKKEESIKDLPRINQSQFIQFSKTLYNIFHGDPEEESLYRAVAHVTSLLLRMEEVGRKLQEPSSPPETNKPANTSTAEESSTEEASTTSEGSDTSSSHISQDAVSDLSETEWSFSFEQVLASLLNEPAIVGFFERPVDIQTKLAQARVAQLKLKANK
- the tbc1d8b gene encoding TBC1 domain family member 8B isoform X2 yields the protein MWLKPEEILLKNAFKLWVTEKDNEYFVLQRRRGYGEGGGGLTGLLVGTLDTVLDSTSKVAPYRILHHTPDSQVYWTIACGVTKEEIVQHWDWLQQNIMRTLSVFDSSEDITSFVQGKIRGLIAEEGKTSLVLEDDPEKFREALLRFEKWFELPPEEKLVTYYSCSYWKGKVPCQGWLYLSTNFLCFYSYLLGAEVKLIISWDEIWRLEKTSNVLLTESIHVLAHGEDHYFSMLLHLNETFVIMEQLADYTIKRLFDKEAFQREPALSDPLQITKRGLEAHAKSEQFRTFFRLPKEENLLEVHESFLWVPFSHYNTLGKICLSENYLCFASQDGSQCHVIIPMREVVNVEKPESSSRGLTVCVRGKRALRFSEVRDYQRLANAIRSRCGISASPQHSASSEAIRGECQSLINHFEDNPEDVTLMVGQKDSSKAVSTEALMTVFHPQDVENLDPKMLKEKMKEQSWNIHFSEYGRGTSMFFTRKTRDLIVRGVPEALRGELWMLLSGAVNDMATHPGYYTELVEQSLGTSTLATDEIERDLHRSLPEHPAFQSDTGISALRRVLTAYAYRNPKIGYCQAMNILTSVLLLYAKEEEAFWLLVAVCERMLPDYFNRRIIGALVDQAVFEDLIRENLPQLVEHMTDLSFFSSVSLSWFLTLFISVLPIESAVNVVDCFFYDGIKAILQLGLAVLDYNMEALISCHDDAEAVTILNKFFDSVTNKDSPLPPTVQQASLGNNDKASHISVDISELIREAYEKYGNIRSEEVESSRKRNKLYVIQTLEDTTKQNVIRVVSQEVRFNISQLDELYNLFKRQHFLSCYWTMKSPALLHHDPSLAYLEQYQLGFQQFSLLFSLLEPLAFCTSKSTLSLWVFRLIDANQDGLINFKEFCCGLDTLYSGSFTNKLKFLFKLHLPPAFELPEDGVIRKSPERGRGKVDLQAYLKQWQNEILKKEESIKDLPRINQSQFIQFSKTLYNIFHGDPEEESLYRAVAHVTSLLLRMEEVGRKLQEPSSPPETNKPANTSTAEESSTEEASTTSEGSDTSSSHISQDAVSDLSETEWSFSFEQVLASLLNEPAIVGFFERPVDIQTKLAQARVAQLKLKANK